In Populus nigra chromosome 1, ddPopNigr1.1, whole genome shotgun sequence, one genomic interval encodes:
- the LOC133679820 gene encoding scarecrow-like protein 14, with protein sequence MNPVFEDPTANAVLKYISQILMEEESEEQTFIPRDFSLRAAERPFSGILAPEGSSSDGKVSDPNQTINNVSTYCCDVYGCNSSMKANNIVASSSICDGGPPPVNYTVPFSLQVNPPPFFPRSVFRTFPGPVDSVNVALKERQLEVLFRGGTDETWKFRRQPNEMVVDFANNRVTPVMAITKESNLDHSVCELMERQNHYRVETELQPRINKHTSIYAEEAQQFGMFAGVFPSTGGNGEPAGFNLNEAFQSGPGMISYLKEQPRGSNDGVICRKNEVRNRELVDMRTLLIHSAEAVAVNDHRTATELLTQIRQHSTPFGDGYQRLAHCFANALEIRIAGTGSEVYATLAAKRVTAACILKAGRLFISACPFMIMSNFFAAQNIMDLAENATRLHIIHFGILYGFPWPSLIQRLSTRPSGPPVLRITGIEFSQTGRESAAVLEDIGRYLASYCEKFNVPFNYNAISQKWENVQLEDLKIDRDEVTVVSSLYRFQHLLDETVALNCQRDAVLNLIKRINPAIFIHGIINGAYNSPFFVSRFREALFYYSSLFDMLEANTAREDPERMVFEQEVFGKEILNVISCEGWDRLERPERYKQWQARNARAGLRQLPLKEGIMKQVREQVKSSYHKDFLMDQDGQWMLQGWKGRVLSAISCWKSA encoded by the coding sequence ATGAATCCAGTTTTTGAAGATCCTACTGCTAACGCTGTTTTGAAGTACATCAGCCAGATTCTTATGGAAGAAGAGTCAGAGGAACAAACCTTTATTCCAAGGGACTTCTCTCTTCGGGCTGCAGAAAGACCCTTTTCTGGTATTCTTGCTCCGGAAGGTTCCTCATCAGACGGTAAAGTATCTGATCCAAATCAAACTATAAATAACGTTAGTACTTATTGTTGCGATGTTTATGGCTGTAACAGCTCCATGAAAGCTAACAACATTGTTGCGTCTAGCTCCATATGCGACGGAGGACCTCCGCCAGTTAACTACACCGTCCCGTTCAGTTTGCAGGTCAATCCACCTCCATTTTTTCCACGAAGCGTTTTTCGAACTTTTCCTGGGCCGGTGGATTCTGTAAATGTAGCCCTCAAAGAGCGCCAATTGGAGGTGCTGTTTAGGGGAGGGACAGACGAGACTTGGAAATTCCGTCGACAGCCAAATGAGATGGTTGTTGATTTTGCTAACAACAGAGTGACTCCAGTCATGGCGATCACAAAGGAAAGTAATTTGGATCACTCGGTTTGTGAGCTGATGGAAAGGCAGAATCATTACAGAGTGGAAACTGAGTTACAACCGAGGATAAATAAACACACTTCAATTTATGCTGAAGAAGCTCAGCAATTTGGAATGTTTGCTGGGGTGTTTCCCTCTACTGGTGGAAATGGCGAGCCTGCTGGTTTCAACCTTAATGAAGCATTTCAAAGTGGTCCAGGTATGATATCTTATCTAAAAGAACAACCAAGAGGATCCAATGATGGAGTGATCTGCAGGAAAAACGAAGTTAGGAATAGGGAATTGGTTGATATGAGGACTCTTCTGATACACTCTGCAGAAGCTGTAGCCGTGAATGATCACAGGACTGCAACTGAACTATTAACACAGATTAGGCAGCACTCTACTCCTTTTGGAGATGGATACCAGAGGCTGGCCCATTGCTTTGCCAACGCTCTAGAGATTCGCATAGCTGGAACTGGAAGCGAGGTCTATGCAACTCTTGCTGCAAAAAGGGTGACAGCCGCATGCATATTAAAAGCTGGCAGACTATTTATTTCAGCTTGCCCTTTCATGATTATGTCGAATTTCTTCGCAGCGCAAAATATCATGGACCTAGCGGAAAACGCAACAAGGCTGCACATCATACATTTTGGTATTCTCTATGGTTTCCCATGGCCTTCCTTAATTCAGCGTCTCTCAACAAGACCTAGTGGCCCTCCGGTGCTTCGCATTACAGGGATAGAGTTTTCCCAGACTGGTCGCGAGTCAGCAGCAGTACTTGAAGATATAGGACGGTACCTGGCAAGTTATTGTGAGAAATTTAATGTCCCTTTCAATTATAATGCGATATCACAAAAATGGGAAAATGTCCAACTCGAGGACCTCAAGATCGACAGAGATGAAGTAACTGTCGTTAGCAGTTTATACAGGTTCCAGCACCTCCTTGATGAGACGGTAGCCTTGAACTGTCAGCGGGATGCCGTTCTTAACTTGATTAAGAGGATTAATCCAGCCATCTTCATCCACGGGATCATTAACGGGGCTTACAATTCTCCCTTCTTTGTTTCCCGTTTCCGGGAAGCCCTCTTCTACTACTCATCATTGTTTGATATGCTTGAAGCCAATACGGCCCGTGAAGATCCAGAGAGGATGGTGTTTGAGCAAGAGGTATTTGGAAAGGAGATCCTGAATGTCATATCATGTGAAGGATGGGACCGACTTGAAAGGCCAGAGAGATACAAGCAGTGGCAGGCTAGGAACGCAAGGGCTGGGCTCAGGCAGCTCCCACTGAAAGAAGGGATCATGAAGCAAGTGAGAGAACAAGTGAAGTCTAGTTATCACAAGGATTTTCTGATGGATCAGGACGGCCAGTGGATGCTTCAGGGATGGAAAGGCAGAGTCCTATCTGCCATTTCCTGCTGGAAATCTGCCTAA